Proteins encoded by one window of Flagellimonas lutaonensis:
- a CDS encoding M15 family metallopeptidase has translation MFRFSLFVMLVLLSSCRQQVEKKPTETRPPEVAEKDTKGSVGQEVQKLKSFEGLADTTFVRLADFSDDFVYDIRYATENNFLKAKVYDCAECYTRVKTAKALIKANKEFISKGYRIKFFDCYRPNSVQYKMWQLVPNPQYVANPVKGSIHNKGGAVDITLVDMQGNELDMGTDFDFFGKKAHHEFTELPDEVLQNRKLLKETMEKHGFWAIRTEWWHYNLSAGSNDKVANFKWPCPN, from the coding sequence ATGTTTAGATTTTCTCTCTTTGTCATGTTGGTGCTTCTCTCTTCTTGTAGGCAGCAGGTTGAAAAGAAACCGACCGAAACAAGACCGCCCGAGGTGGCAGAAAAAGATACAAAAGGCTCTGTTGGTCAAGAAGTCCAAAAGTTAAAATCCTTTGAAGGGCTGGCCGATACCACTTTTGTGCGGCTGGCAGATTTTAGCGATGATTTTGTATATGATATACGCTATGCCACAGAAAACAATTTTTTAAAGGCTAAGGTCTATGACTGTGCCGAGTGCTATACCCGTGTTAAAACGGCCAAAGCATTGATCAAGGCAAACAAAGAGTTTATATCAAAAGGCTACAGAATCAAGTTTTTCGACTGTTACCGCCCCAATTCGGTGCAGTACAAGATGTGGCAACTGGTTCCGAATCCGCAGTATGTGGCCAATCCTGTAAAGGGATCCATTCATAACAAAGGCGGGGCGGTCGATATCACGTTGGTCGATATGCAAGGCAATGAGCTTGATATGGGCACCGATTTTGACTTCTTCGGAAAAAAGGCGCACCACGAATTCACCGAATTGCCCGATGAAGTTTTGCAGAACCGTAAATTGTTGAAAGAAACCATGGAAAAACACGGATTTTGGGCCATACGAACCGAATGGTGGCACTATAACCTTTCGGCAGGAAGCAATGACAAGGTAGCGAACTTCAAATGGCCCTGCCCTAACTAG
- a CDS encoding flavodoxin family protein, whose protein sequence is MGNKPDFRDLSAVYVNCTLKKSPRKSHTQGLMDVSMGIMEKEGVSVKHIRAVDHDIAFGVYPDMTEHGIEKDEWPMLFDTIFAADILVLGTPIWLGERSSVCTQVIERLYAMSGKQNEKGQYLFYGKVGGTVITGNEDGVKHCAMGILYALQHFGYSIPPQADCGWLGEIGPGPSYLDEAAEAHKNDFTNRNTTFMTYNLMHLAKLLKENNGYPSYGNSRGDWDTGSRWAFENPEYR, encoded by the coding sequence ATGGGCAACAAGCCAGATTTTAGGGATCTATCGGCAGTTTACGTGAACTGTACGTTAAAAAAGTCGCCTCGAAAAAGCCATACCCAAGGCCTTATGGATGTCTCTATGGGAATAATGGAAAAAGAAGGTGTTTCGGTGAAGCATATCAGGGCCGTAGATCATGATATTGCTTTTGGGGTTTATCCAGACATGACCGAGCACGGTATCGAAAAGGATGAGTGGCCCATGTTGTTCGACACTATATTTGCAGCAGATATTTTGGTGTTGGGAACCCCCATTTGGTTGGGCGAGCGCTCATCTGTCTGTACACAAGTAATTGAAAGACTCTATGCCATGTCGGGCAAGCAGAACGAGAAAGGGCAGTATCTTTTTTATGGCAAGGTGGGCGGCACCGTTATAACAGGCAATGAAGACGGGGTAAAACACTGTGCCATGGGCATTTTGTATGCGCTGCAACACTTTGGCTACTCAATTCCACCACAAGCCGATTGTGGTTGGTTGGGTGAAATAGGCCCGGGACCCAGTTATTTGGATGAAGCGGCTGAGGCACATAAAAATGATTTTACCAATCGAAACACCACTTTTATGACTTACAATCTGATGCACTTGGCCAAATTATTGAAAGAGAACAACGGCTATCCCTCCTACGGAAACTCACGTGGCGATTGGGATACCGGTTCTCGGTGGGCATTTGAAAACCCTGAATATCGATAA
- a CDS encoding 4a-hydroxytetrahydrobiopterin dehydratase yields the protein MEKLTDSQIEEKLASLEGWAYGDGYIQKSYQFKDFKEAFSIMVRIAFECEAMNHHPDWSNVYNSLTIQLNTHDANGVTGKDFELAHAIEDIVNA from the coding sequence ATGGAAAAACTTACCGATAGCCAAATTGAAGAAAAATTGGCAAGCCTTGAAGGATGGGCCTATGGGGATGGATACATCCAAAAATCCTATCAATTCAAAGATTTTAAAGAAGCGTTTTCAATAATGGTGCGCATTGCCTTTGAATGTGAGGCAATGAACCATCACCCTGACTGGTCGAACGTGTACAATTCTTTGACCATACAATTGAACACCCACGATGCCAATGGGGTAACCGGGAAAGATTTTGAACTTGCCCACGCCATTGAGGATATCGTGAATGCCTGA
- a CDS encoding dienelactone hydrolase family protein, whose translation MLKNIGVIGLWAIVFLNCTTHAQLIEDQQQVSVTENLRYYLYFPEPYEAEPEKEFGLLLFLHGGGESGANLDEIKKNGPPKLLAEGKQFPFLVLAPQNPHKKKFWNIQAVNQLLDSVVSRYRIDPQRIYLSGLSRGGSAAWDMAVQYPNKFAALAVVCGMAPVPYAHWLDKNMPIWVFHGADDPIISVSESDAMVAKLKEMGYDVQYNRYEGVGHDSWTKAFTTEALYSWLNEQKRAD comes from the coding sequence ATGTTAAAAAATATCGGTGTTATCGGGTTATGGGCTATAGTTTTCTTGAACTGTACCACCCATGCCCAGCTCATTGAAGACCAGCAACAGGTTTCCGTCACTGAGAATCTTCGCTATTACCTATATTTTCCCGAGCCTTATGAGGCCGAGCCAGAAAAAGAATTCGGACTTTTGTTATTTCTACATGGTGGAGGTGAGTCTGGTGCCAACCTTGATGAGATAAAAAAGAACGGTCCGCCCAAACTGTTGGCCGAGGGCAAACAATTTCCGTTTTTGGTGTTGGCTCCGCAAAATCCGCATAAGAAAAAGTTTTGGAACATACAGGCCGTCAACCAGTTGCTTGATTCGGTGGTGTCACGTTATAGAATCGACCCCCAACGAATATACCTGAGCGGGCTCAGCCGTGGCGGCAGTGCGGCCTGGGATATGGCGGTGCAGTATCCAAACAAATTTGCGGCCCTGGCCGTAGTCTGCGGTATGGCGCCCGTACCCTATGCGCATTGGCTCGATAAGAACATGCCGATTTGGGTGTTCCATGGTGCGGATGACCCCATTATTTCTGTGTCAGAATCAGATGCCATGGTGGCCAAACTCAAAGAAATGGGATATGATGTGCAATACAACAGATATGAAGGGGTGGGCCACGATTCGTGGACGAAAGCCTTTACCACTGAGGCACTTTACAGCTGGTTGAACGAACAAAAACGAGCGGATTGA
- a CDS encoding THUMP-like domain-containing protein codes for MNKNILKTGVQTFIDKEWNADIMSVLLKKPVFEDILQQELVQQLEGKKKSKDKLPTWFNTMGIYYPKKRNLEQTSSEITAAYKAALVSGKSLVDLTGGFGVDTYFFSNKIARVDHCEIDAELSEIVAHNFSLFGIENVSFHTKDGMEFLKECNGKADWVYADPSRRDDKKGRVFLLKDCEPDIVGNLDTILEKTANVLLKTSPLLDISQGTKELKHVAKIYVVALKNEVKELLWVLKKGYRKEPQIITANLMGDSVQHFSFFPSEERNVKVNIGPPSKFLYEPNAAILKAGAFKLIADRFGIQKLHEHSHLYTSNRLIDFPGRCFAIQSVIPYGKKTLKELEGEKANVTVRNFPEAVATIRKKHKIKGGGDTFLFFTTNMHGKLIVLKCTKI; via the coding sequence TTGAATAAAAATATATTAAAAACTGGCGTACAGACCTTTATAGATAAAGAATGGAATGCTGACATCATGTCAGTTTTGCTTAAAAAGCCCGTTTTTGAGGATATTTTGCAACAAGAGCTCGTTCAGCAGCTCGAAGGTAAGAAAAAGAGCAAGGACAAGCTCCCCACTTGGTTCAATACAATGGGTATTTACTATCCGAAAAAACGGAATCTCGAACAAACTTCCTCAGAGATCACGGCTGCCTATAAAGCAGCGCTGGTAAGTGGAAAATCGCTGGTCGACCTTACCGGTGGCTTCGGTGTGGACACCTATTTTTTTTCCAATAAAATAGCGCGGGTAGACCATTGTGAAATCGATGCCGAACTAAGTGAAATCGTGGCTCACAATTTTTCGCTTTTCGGGATTGAAAATGTTTCCTTCCACACTAAAGACGGAATGGAATTTTTAAAAGAGTGCAATGGCAAGGCCGATTGGGTATATGCCGATCCATCTAGAAGGGACGACAAAAAAGGTCGCGTGTTTCTTTTGAAGGACTGTGAGCCCGACATCGTCGGAAATCTTGATACCATACTCGAAAAGACAGCAAATGTTTTGCTCAAGACCTCTCCCCTGCTCGATATTTCACAGGGAACCAAAGAATTGAAGCATGTGGCCAAAATATATGTGGTGGCCTTAAAAAACGAAGTAAAGGAACTGCTATGGGTGTTGAAAAAGGGATATCGAAAGGAACCACAAATAATCACTGCAAACCTTATGGGCGACAGTGTCCAGCATTTTTCCTTTTTCCCTTCCGAAGAAAGGAATGTGAAGGTCAATATTGGCCCGCCATCTAAATTTCTATACGAGCCCAATGCTGCTATTTTAAAGGCAGGGGCCTTTAAATTGATCGCAGATCGTTTTGGCATTCAAAAGCTTCATGAACACTCGCATTTATATACATCAAATAGGTTGATTGATTTCCCCGGAAGATGTTTTGCCATACAATCCGTTATTCCCTACGGGAAAAAGACCTTAAAAGAATTGGAGGGTGAAAAGGCCAATGTTACGGTGCGAAATTTCCCGGAAGCCGTGGCGACAATTCGAAAAAAGCACAAAATCAAGGGTGGGGGCGATACCTTCTTGTTTTTTACAACTAATATGCATGGAAAATTAATTGTACTGAAGTGCACTAAAATCTAG
- a CDS encoding YebC/PmpR family DNA-binding transcriptional regulator, producing the protein MGRAFEFRKARKLKRWAAMSKAFTRIGKDIVMAVKEGGPDPDTNARLRAVIQNAKAVNMPKDNIERAIKRASDKTQGDYKEVLFEGYGPHGIAILIETATDNNTRTVANIRSYFNKYGGHLGTSGSVEFMFDHTCNFRINAEGIDPEELELDMIDFGAEEVFIDDDGILIYAPFECFGAIQKELESRGIEILSSGFERIPQVTKELTPEQVEDVEKLLEKIEEDDDVQNVYHMMKE; encoded by the coding sequence ATGGGAAGAGCATTTGAATTTAGAAAAGCACGAAAATTGAAACGGTGGGCGGCCATGTCAAAGGCCTTTACCCGTATTGGCAAAGACATTGTGATGGCAGTTAAGGAAGGAGGCCCCGATCCAGACACCAATGCAAGACTTCGGGCCGTTATACAGAATGCCAAGGCAGTCAATATGCCCAAAGACAATATTGAACGGGCTATCAAGCGGGCATCAGACAAGACCCAGGGCGATTATAAAGAGGTATTGTTCGAGGGCTACGGTCCGCATGGTATCGCGATTCTGATAGAGACGGCCACCGATAACAATACGCGAACTGTGGCCAACATACGAAGCTATTTTAATAAGTATGGAGGCCATTTGGGCACCTCCGGTTCTGTGGAGTTTATGTTTGACCATACCTGTAACTTTCGCATCAATGCCGAAGGTATAGACCCCGAGGAACTGGAACTGGACATGATTGATTTTGGTGCCGAGGAAGTCTTTATTGATGATGATGGCATTTTGATCTATGCCCCATTTGAGTGCTTTGGGGCCATTCAAAAAGAGTTGGAATCACGGGGCATTGAAATACTTTCCTCAGGCTTTGAGCGCATCCCCCAGGTTACTAAAGAACTTACCCCCGAACAGGTGGAAGATGTTGAAAAGCTCCTTGAAAAGATAGAGGAAGACGATGATGTACAGAACGTGTACCACATGATGAAAGAGTAA